One Pullulanibacillus sp. KACC 23026 DNA segment encodes these proteins:
- a CDS encoding alpha-glucosidase has translation MVRAWWKECVVYQVYPRSFRDSDGDGVGDIRGITEKLGYLQNLGIDVIWLSPVYQSPNDDNGYDISDYQAILGEFGTMEDFDELLEQAHQHDIKIMMDLVVNHTSDEHRWFIEAKSSKDNPYRDFYIWKQGKDGQPPTNWGAAFGGSAWEYDESTDEYYLHLFSKKQPDLNWENPRLRKAVQEMMTFWLDKGVDGFRMDVINFISKDQSFPDGEVNDTGYGDGSPYYMNGPRIHEFLHEVNQNVLSKYDLITVGEMPGVNVEQAKLYTGEDRDELQMVFHFEHVDVGNGKFGKWTPQPWKLTDLKAIFSKWQNGLEEDGWNSLYWSNHDQPRAISRFGNDSEAYRVVSGKMLATCLHLLKGTPYIYQGEEMGMTNVEFQSIDDYRDIETLNAFNDFTEKGLLTEEEIRKGIHERGRDNARTPVQWSAEPHGGFTTGEPWISVNPNYKTINAEQAMLDPDSIFHYYKKLIQLRKEHPVIVYGNYQLILENDEHIYAYIREFNGEKLVAICNFSEENRTFELPEAIQFNSEKLLISNYEVNVDENVQSFELKPYEARVYQLY, from the coding sequence ATGGTTCGAGCTTGGTGGAAGGAATGTGTTGTGTATCAGGTTTATCCAAGGAGTTTTAGGGATAGTGATGGGGATGGGGTTGGCGATATCAGAGGGATTACGGAGAAATTAGGGTATCTCCAGAACTTGGGTATTGATGTGATTTGGCTGTCTCCTGTTTATCAATCACCTAATGATGATAATGGTTATGATATCAGTGATTATCAGGCTATTTTGGGCGAGTTTGGTACGATGGAGGACTTTGATGAACTTCTGGAGCAGGCTCATCAGCATGATATTAAAATCATGATGGATTTGGTTGTGAATCATACGTCCGATGAGCATCGTTGGTTTATTGAAGCGAAATCATCAAAGGACAACCCTTATCGTGATTTTTATATCTGGAAGCAAGGGAAAGACGGGCAGCCGCCTACCAACTGGGGAGCGGCCTTTGGGGGCAGTGCTTGGGAGTATGATGAATCAACGGATGAGTACTACCTCCATCTTTTCAGCAAGAAGCAACCGGACTTAAATTGGGAGAACCCGCGGCTGCGAAAAGCGGTTCAAGAGATGATGACGTTTTGGCTGGATAAAGGTGTAGACGGCTTTCGAATGGATGTCATTAACTTTATTTCAAAGGATCAATCCTTTCCAGATGGGGAAGTCAATGATACGGGGTATGGCGATGGCAGTCCGTATTATATGAACGGCCCTCGCATTCATGAATTTTTACATGAAGTTAATCAAAATGTCCTATCCAAGTACGATCTGATTACGGTTGGCGAGATGCCGGGAGTCAATGTGGAGCAGGCTAAGCTTTATACGGGAGAAGACCGTGATGAACTGCAAATGGTCTTTCATTTTGAGCACGTTGATGTTGGGAATGGAAAATTTGGAAAATGGACTCCTCAGCCTTGGAAGCTGACCGACCTTAAAGCCATCTTCTCGAAATGGCAAAACGGTCTTGAGGAAGACGGTTGGAACAGCTTGTATTGGAGCAATCATGATCAGCCGCGGGCGATTTCTCGGTTTGGAAATGACAGCGAGGCCTATCGAGTTGTTTCAGGCAAGATGCTTGCCACCTGCCTTCATCTGTTAAAAGGGACGCCGTACATTTATCAAGGTGAAGAAATGGGCATGACAAATGTTGAATTTCAGTCGATTGACGACTACCGAGATATTGAAACCTTGAATGCCTTCAATGATTTTACAGAGAAGGGGCTGCTGACAGAAGAGGAAATTAGGAAGGGGATTCATGAGAGAGGAAGAGATAATGCTCGTACGCCTGTCCAATGGTCAGCTGAGCCTCATGGTGGTTTTACAACGGGCGAGCCTTGGATTTCGGTCAATCCCAATTATAAAACCATTAATGCCGAGCAGGCGATGCTGGACCCGGATTCTATCTTCCATTACTACAAAAAGCTCATTCAATTGCGAAAAGAACATCCTGTTATCGTGTACGGAAACTACCAGTTGATTTTAGAAAATGATGAACATATATATGCTTATATAAGAGAATTTAACGGTGAAAAATTAGTTGCGATTTGTAACTTTTCCGAAGAAAATAGGACGTTTGAACTGCCAGAAGCTATTCAATTTAACTCCGAAAAATTGCTCATTTCCAACTATGAAGTAAACGTAGACGAGAATGTCCAGTCTTTTGAACTCAAACCGTATGAAGCAAGAGTGTATCAGCTTTATTGA
- a CDS encoding DinB family protein has protein sequence MLKQYDYHVWANERVFHHLRSLPEGVIHQSIQSVFPTVATVLVHVYLTETIWLKVMDGERFEAIEEYVHRDKWTQAFSGESLEEIETLYAKLSWRYQSYFEKTPDLTKEITIEHPKFGRVTLPISELLQHLVNHASYHRGNLTAMLRQLGLGGISTDYFLYLADNQKG, from the coding sequence ATGTTGAAACAGTATGACTATCATGTTTGGGCAAATGAGCGTGTTTTCCATCATTTAAGAAGTCTTCCGGAGGGGGTCATTCATCAAAGCATTCAAAGTGTCTTTCCGACTGTGGCAACGGTGTTGGTCCATGTCTATTTGACTGAAACCATTTGGTTAAAAGTGATGGATGGCGAGCGCTTTGAAGCCATTGAAGAATATGTTCACAGAGATAAATGGACACAAGCTTTTTCTGGGGAGAGCCTTGAAGAAATCGAAACGTTATATGCCAAGCTTAGTTGGCGCTATCAGTCCTACTTCGAGAAGACCCCCGATCTGACAAAAGAAATAACTATTGAGCATCCTAAGTTTGGCCGCGTTACTCTTCCTATCTCTGAACTCCTTCAGCATCTCGTCAATCATGCTTCCTATCACAGAGGAAACTTAACAGCCATGCTCAGACAGCTAGGATTGGGAGGCATTTCGACCGATTATTTTCTTTATTTGGCCGACAATCAAAAAGGCTAA
- a CDS encoding GNAT family N-acetyltransferase, translated as MEIKRDDLTGAAIIHFINEHLDNMAENSPPESIHALAIEELRQPEITFWSAWDGEELLGCGALKELDHQHGEIKSMRTSHAHRRKGVAKHILQCLIEEARRRGYERLSLETGSMAAFEPARRLYSSFGFRYSDPFAEYKEDPNSVFMTMRLSEEQ; from the coding sequence ATGGAAATAAAACGAGATGATTTAACGGGAGCTGCCATCATTCATTTTATAAATGAGCATCTCGATAATATGGCAGAAAATTCACCGCCTGAGAGCATTCATGCCTTGGCTATTGAGGAGTTGCGTCAGCCAGAGATCACGTTTTGGAGTGCCTGGGACGGGGAAGAACTGCTTGGCTGCGGTGCCCTTAAAGAATTGGACCATCAGCATGGTGAAATTAAATCGATGCGAACGTCCCATGCTCACCGAAGAAAAGGAGTGGCTAAGCATATTCTTCAGTGTTTGATTGAAGAGGCGAGGCGGCGCGGGTACGAGCGACTCAGCTTAGAAACAGGATCGATGGCTGCCTTTGAACCAGCGCGGCGGTTATATTCAAGCTTTGGTTTCCGCTACTCTGACCCGTTTGCGGAATACAAGGAAGACCCAAACAGTGTGTTTATGACCATGAGATTAAGCGAGGAACAGTAA
- a CDS encoding M20/M25/M40 family metallo-hydrolase: MSNKEHYIADHVETSTKRLIALDEVKEALAFLKEDNERTANEQIEITAVPAPTFSEETRGQFYKKKLEALGLETIEVDEVGNIFGIRRGVGDGPRLVVSAHLDTVFPDGTDTVAKWKDGRIYAPGISDDGRGLAVVLTLIRALKASKVETTGDILFGVTVGEEGLGDLRGVKALFKNRQDIDGFISVEPGSPTETTYLATGSLRYRVTYTGRGGHSFGDFGTPSAIHAMGRAIAMISDLETSSDPKTTFNVGTVSGGTSVNTIAQEAVMVIDLRSTSQEELLVLDKRVLEVLQQAADAENRRWESDSIKVKIEAVGNRPAGQQPADAVIVQAALAATKAIGFEPELDPPSSTDSNVPISLGIPAVTLGGGGDCGGIHTLDEYFDPTDAYYGPQRILLTILSLVGVSGKVSPLL, translated from the coding sequence TTGTCGAACAAAGAGCATTACATAGCGGATCATGTTGAAACGAGCACAAAAAGGCTTATAGCATTGGATGAAGTCAAGGAGGCATTAGCCTTTTTAAAAGAGGACAATGAACGAACGGCCAACGAACAAATCGAGATTACGGCGGTTCCTGCTCCAACTTTTTCTGAGGAGACACGCGGGCAATTTTATAAAAAGAAGCTTGAAGCATTAGGCTTGGAAACTATTGAAGTTGATGAAGTGGGGAATATCTTTGGAATCAGAAGGGGTGTGGGGGACGGGCCTCGATTGGTTGTGTCGGCACATCTTGATACGGTGTTTCCTGATGGAACGGATACGGTGGCCAAATGGAAGGACGGCCGGATTTATGCGCCAGGGATTTCGGATGATGGCCGCGGTTTGGCTGTTGTCCTCACGTTAATTCGAGCATTAAAGGCGAGTAAGGTCGAGACAACGGGAGATATTCTTTTTGGTGTTACGGTGGGTGAAGAGGGACTTGGGGACTTACGCGGTGTCAAAGCCCTTTTTAAAAATCGTCAGGATATAGATGGCTTTATATCCGTTGAACCGGGCAGTCCGACTGAAACGACATATCTTGCGACGGGCAGTCTTCGCTATCGGGTGACGTACACAGGGCGTGGCGGACACAGTTTTGGTGATTTTGGAACACCTAGTGCTATTCATGCCATGGGTCGTGCGATTGCCATGATTTCCGATCTTGAAACATCCAGCGACCCTAAGACCACTTTTAATGTTGGAACGGTTTCGGGAGGGACAAGCGTCAACACCATCGCCCAGGAAGCGGTCATGGTGATTGATCTTCGTTCGACGTCTCAAGAGGAGCTTCTGGTATTGGATAAACGGGTGCTGGAAGTGCTTCAGCAAGCAGCGGATGCCGAAAATCGGCGATGGGAGTCTGATTCTATAAAAGTCAAAATCGAAGCGGTTGGCAATCGCCCAGCTGGTCAGCAGCCTGCTGATGCGGTGATTGTGCAGGCCGCTTTGGCAGCAACGAAAGCGATTGGATTTGAGCCAGAGTTAGATCCGCCAAGCAGCACGGATTCCAATGTGCCAATTAGCTTAGGCATCCCAGCGGTGACACTTGGAGGCGGTGGCGATTGCGGCGGGATCCACACCCTTGATGAATATTTTGATCCGACCGATGCCTATTATGGGCCGCAGCGCATTCTCTTAACTATTTTAAGTTTGGTTGGGGTTAGTGGGAAGGTCAGCCCGCTGCTTTAA
- a CDS encoding DUF2628 domain-containing protein codes for MKVRLMNSEGEQKRVEVGFSWTTFFFGFIPALVRGDLKWASVLFISAVIVGVFTLGFGAWLPGILFSFTYNKIYIKDLIDKGYKPANDADRDALERRGVFVKERDYVDQ; via the coding sequence TTGAAGGTACGCTTGATGAACAGTGAAGGGGAACAAAAGCGAGTCGAAGTTGGGTTCAGTTGGACGACTTTCTTCTTTGGATTTATTCCGGCATTGGTTCGCGGAGACCTAAAATGGGCTTCTGTTTTGTTTATTTCTGCCGTCATTGTCGGCGTGTTTACACTGGGATTCGGGGCATGGCTGCCAGGCATTCTTTTTTCTTTCACGTATAACAAAATTTATATCAAAGACTTAATTGACAAAGGGTATAAACCGGCTAATGATGCTGATCGGGACGCTTTAGAAAGGCGAGGCGTATTCGTAAAAGAAAGAGACTACGTCGATCAATAA
- a CDS encoding NAD-dependent epimerase: MGEQPSILITGCTGFIGYHLSARLLKEGYQVIGLDNLNDYYDPSLKQDRLNLLKQESSFTFLKGSLENKELLELVFEQFKFDHVIHLAAQAGVRYSLDHPDTYIQSNLVGFANVLECCRKHHIQHLLYASSSSVYGNNKHIPFSTKDRVDQPISLYAATKKANEELAYTYSHLFNLPTTGLRFFTVYGPWGRPDMALFTFTKAITEGEPIKLFNHGNMRRDFTYIDDCVESIVRLLQKGPSLSTPPHEVFNIGNHQPVELSEFVAVLEKELGRSAIKENVPIQPGDVPVTYADTSDLEAAIHYRPTTTIQEGIKRFVAWYKAYYKLTD; the protein is encoded by the coding sequence ATGGGAGAACAACCGTCCATTTTAATAACAGGCTGTACCGGATTTATTGGCTACCATTTATCAGCTCGGCTATTAAAAGAGGGCTATCAGGTCATCGGATTAGATAATCTCAATGACTATTACGATCCATCCTTAAAACAAGATCGACTAAACCTTCTAAAACAGGAATCTTCTTTTACCTTTTTAAAAGGGTCGCTTGAAAACAAAGAGTTGTTGGAATTAGTTTTTGAGCAATTTAAGTTCGATCACGTGATCCATTTAGCCGCACAGGCTGGCGTTCGCTACAGTTTGGACCATCCCGACACTTATATTCAATCCAACCTTGTCGGCTTCGCTAATGTGCTAGAATGCTGCCGCAAGCATCACATCCAACATCTTCTTTATGCCTCATCAAGCTCCGTATATGGCAATAATAAGCACATCCCTTTTTCTACTAAGGACCGTGTTGACCAACCGATCAGTTTATATGCAGCGACGAAAAAAGCAAATGAAGAATTGGCATACACCTACAGTCACCTCTTCAATCTTCCAACTACCGGATTGCGTTTTTTCACCGTATACGGTCCATGGGGCAGACCAGACATGGCGCTGTTCACTTTCACGAAAGCCATCACAGAAGGAGAGCCTATCAAACTTTTTAATCATGGAAATATGAGAAGGGATTTTACTTACATTGATGATTGTGTGGAATCCATTGTACGCTTACTTCAAAAAGGGCCATCCCTTTCTACTCCTCCTCATGAAGTTTTTAATATAGGGAACCACCAGCCGGTCGAACTCAGTGAATTTGTGGCGGTTCTCGAGAAGGAATTAGGTAGAAGTGCCATCAAAGAAAATGTCCCCATCCAGCCGGGAGACGTTCCAGTGACTTATGCCGACACAAGTGATTTAGAAGCCGCCATTCACTACCGGCCAACGACCACGATCCAAGAAGGCATAAAGCGCTTTGTTGCCTGGTACAAAGCCTATTATAAACTTACGGATTGA
- a CDS encoding UDP-glucose/GDP-mannose dehydrogenase family protein: MNIAIIGAGYVGMTTSLAFGEAGHHVWVMDTDKAKITQLKKATLPFYEAGAESLLQELIEQNRLTFETELAPCMEHCDLLFMTVGTPSLPTGGADLRYVETVSKAIGQCLKSYKIVVIKSTVPVGTSEKVKKWIEIELEKRGKSIPFDIVSNPEFLREGRALDDAREPDRIVIGCQSNMAEVEMKRLYKDHLSKCLFTTARNAEMIKYASNAFLATKISFINEIARLCDPLGTDVREVARGIGLDHRIGPHFLHAGIGYGGSCFPKDVKALLHLAEKNQTELPVLQAVDQMNAIQANWFINKVKAKLGSLTGKHLALLGLTFKPETDDIREATALRLIDILLKEGAHLTAFDPKGTENVKTLYPSLTYATTPLEAVRGADAILLVTEWKDIVEMDWKTARQLISRPFLFDGRNALDPVQIRALGFDYQGVGRH; encoded by the coding sequence ATGAACATAGCGATTATTGGTGCCGGGTATGTTGGTATGACGACAAGTCTTGCTTTTGGTGAAGCGGGCCACCATGTCTGGGTGATGGACACGGACAAAGCCAAAATCACCCAGCTTAAGAAAGCGACTCTACCATTCTATGAAGCAGGGGCTGAGTCCCTTCTTCAGGAACTCATTGAACAAAATAGATTGACCTTTGAAACCGAGTTGGCGCCTTGCATGGAGCACTGCGATCTCCTTTTCATGACAGTTGGGACCCCCTCATTGCCAACAGGCGGGGCAGACCTCCGTTATGTAGAAACCGTTTCCAAGGCGATTGGCCAATGCCTCAAGTCATATAAAATCGTCGTAATCAAAAGCACGGTGCCTGTTGGAACCAGCGAAAAAGTAAAAAAATGGATCGAAATTGAATTAGAAAAACGCGGCAAATCTATACCGTTCGACATCGTCTCTAATCCTGAATTTTTAAGAGAGGGCAGAGCTTTGGACGACGCCAGAGAGCCTGATCGGATTGTCATCGGCTGTCAATCAAACATGGCCGAAGTTGAAATGAAACGTTTATATAAAGACCATCTCTCTAAGTGCCTGTTTACAACTGCTAGAAATGCAGAAATGATCAAATATGCCTCCAATGCGTTTTTGGCCACCAAAATTTCCTTTATTAATGAGATAGCAAGACTATGTGATCCATTAGGGACGGACGTCCGGGAAGTCGCAAGGGGGATCGGCCTCGATCATCGCATAGGCCCGCATTTCTTACATGCAGGAATTGGTTATGGCGGCTCCTGTTTCCCAAAAGACGTGAAAGCCCTACTTCATCTAGCAGAAAAAAATCAGACAGAACTTCCGGTGCTCCAAGCCGTTGATCAAATGAACGCCATCCAAGCCAATTGGTTTATCAATAAGGTAAAAGCCAAGCTCGGCTCACTCACAGGGAAACACCTCGCTCTCCTTGGACTCACATTTAAGCCAGAAACAGATGACATTAGAGAGGCTACTGCTCTGCGCCTAATCGACATTTTATTAAAAGAGGGCGCACATCTCACCGCCTTTGACCCTAAAGGCACTGAAAATGTTAAAACCCTCTACCCCTCACTGACCTATGCCACCACACCATTAGAGGCGGTTAGAGGGGCTGATGCCATTCTCCTCGTAACCGAGTGGAAAGACATTGTCGAAATGGATTGGAAAACGGCCAGGCAGCTCATTTCTCGACCTTTTCTGTTTGACGGGCGAAATGCCCTGGATCCAGTTCAAATACGTGCGCTCGGCTTTGACTATCAAGGAGTTGGAAGACACTAG
- the galU gene encoding UTP--glucose-1-phosphate uridylyltransferase GalU, giving the protein MTIRKAIIPAAGLGTRFLPATKALPKEMLPIVDTPTIQYIVEEAIASGIEDIIIISGRNKRTIEDHFDKSYELEETLQKKNKHDLLEQVQKVSQLATIHYVRQKEPKGLGDAILCAKSFIGNEPFAVLLGDDIVKSETPCLKQLIDLFNRYHASVVGVQKVADYEVPKYGIIHPKGNLEEDVINIEGFVEKPQPDEAPSNLAIIGRYILRPEIFEILKDIQPDSKGEVQLTDALIKMVKTQAIFAYQFHGERYDLGDKMGFIHATIDYALQRPDFRDSLLDYLKEVIRRETGKTESSQ; this is encoded by the coding sequence GCTACCTATAGTAGATACGCCTACGATTCAATACATCGTTGAAGAAGCCATTGCTTCAGGAATTGAAGATATCATTATCATTAGCGGACGTAACAAGCGCACCATTGAAGACCATTTCGATAAGTCTTATGAGCTCGAAGAAACCTTACAGAAGAAAAATAAACACGACCTGCTTGAACAGGTTCAAAAAGTATCTCAATTAGCTACGATTCATTATGTCCGGCAAAAGGAACCGAAAGGGCTTGGCGACGCCATTTTATGCGCCAAAAGCTTCATAGGAAATGAACCCTTTGCTGTGTTGCTTGGTGATGATATTGTCAAATCGGAAACGCCATGCTTAAAGCAGCTAATTGATTTATTTAATCGTTACCATGCTTCAGTGGTTGGTGTCCAAAAAGTGGCCGATTACGAGGTACCTAAGTACGGGATTATTCATCCCAAGGGCAATCTTGAAGAAGATGTCATTAATATTGAAGGATTTGTGGAGAAGCCTCAGCCCGATGAGGCGCCTTCCAATCTCGCTATCATCGGCCGCTATATTTTACGCCCGGAGATTTTTGAGATATTAAAAGACATCCAACCCGATTCAAAAGGCGAAGTTCAGTTAACCGATGCCTTAATAAAAATGGTCAAAACTCAAGCCATCTTTGCCTACCAATTTCACGGTGAACGTTACGACCTTGGCGATAAAATGGGCTTCATCCACGCAACAATTGACTATGCACTCCAGCGGCCTGATTTTAGAGACAGCCTCCTCGACTATTTGAAGGAAGTCATTCGAAGAGAAACAGGTAAAACTGAATCGAGCCAATGA